The Bacteroidota bacterium genomic sequence GGTATAAAAATCGAGCATTTCTTTTTCTTCCATCCCTGTTATAATATCATTAATATTGGCTATTATAATATGAGCTATTTCATCCAAGGGACGGCTAAGTATTATATCATGTAAACGTTCCTCGTACTTTTGTAAATTCTTGCTCAGAGATTTCTCCTTTTGTATAACTTGTGACAACTGCTCGTGGTTTTTATTATACGAATGTTTGAAGCGGAAATACAGTTTCGAAAAATTGTCCAAGGCATCATACACATTCTGGGCTATATATAATATGGAGGTTTCTGCTTGCTGATTTTCTATTTGATAGGTCCCATTTTCTTTCAGCATTAATTTTATGATGAATGGGTTGACCTTAGGTACAATATTTTTTTCTGGATCTATTTGGTTGATGTTTGCTTTCAAATCATTTTGCAGATGGCTACGAAATATTTTCACCGCTTCACCATTTTTAAGGAGTATTATATTCCCCATACTGCCATAAAATCTAATCCAGACTGCATATCCATTATAGAAATTGAGGATAATGCTCCTTTCGTTTTCAAAATAATTGATGGATGATATTTGTTGGTTAATGATTTCCGCAAATTGCACCAAATCAGTTTTCTTGTGTTTTGAAAACTCATTGAGCAAAAAACTTCCTTCGTTCAAAAACTCCAATTTGAGGTGTAATTGATTTTTATCTTTTTCAAAAAACAAATAGATAGTTTCTTTCGACCTACTGAAGCATGCTGTAAGGT encodes the following:
- a CDS encoding NFACT RNA binding domain-containing protein, which gives rise to MFNQWPVIKDLGKWFEENWNGAYLTACFSRSKETIYLFFEKDKNQLHLKLEFLNEGSFLLNEFSKHKKTDLVQFAEIINQQISSINYFENERSIILNFYNGYAVWIRFYGSMGNIILLKNGEAVKIFRSHLQNDLKANINQIDPEKNIVPKVNPFIIKLMLKENGTYQIENQQAETSILYIAQNVYDALDNFSKLYFRFKHSYNKNHEQLSQVIQKEKSLSKNLQKYEERLHDIILSRPLDEIAHIIIANINDIITGMEEKEMLDFYTNTNIKVKLNPKISPQQNAEVLFRKQKNRKIEIGFLEQSINRSSSDIKHLQKQINYFKEHLYDTGQPTKTEKSKVEKADNKIAGIRQIIIEGFEIWIGKSSESNDKLTHQLAHKNDLWFHAFGVSGSHVIIRSSSIETVPQHIIYKAAALAAANSKNKHSNMVPVIKTFKKYVRRPRGANPGQVSVERYDIIDVKPDNEL